A window of the Streptomyces sp. NBC_00250 genome harbors these coding sequences:
- a CDS encoding MerR family transcriptional regulator, translating to MRIGELSRRTGVSVPTIKFYVREGLLPAGELTSPNQASYGEAHVQRLRLIRALLDVGGLSVASIREVIVAVDDPERSVHKLLGTVSSGLVPRYAREPGAGIEEARKQVAELIVARGWRANPGSPAAEALAVALAAVEEAGHGTFAEVLDTYADAAERVARADLEYVARNVEREKLVESVVVGTVIGDAVFSALRRLAQTDTSDRMYGQAT from the coding sequence GTGCGCATCGGAGAGTTGAGTCGCAGGACCGGGGTGTCCGTGCCGACGATCAAGTTCTACGTACGGGAAGGACTGCTGCCGGCCGGGGAGTTGACGAGCCCGAACCAGGCCTCGTACGGGGAGGCGCATGTGCAGCGCCTCCGCCTGATCCGGGCGCTCCTCGATGTGGGCGGCCTGTCGGTCGCGAGCATCCGCGAGGTGATCGTCGCGGTCGACGACCCCGAGCGGTCGGTGCACAAGCTGCTGGGCACGGTGTCCTCCGGGCTTGTCCCGCGCTACGCACGCGAGCCGGGTGCCGGCATCGAGGAGGCGCGGAAGCAGGTCGCGGAGCTGATCGTCGCGCGGGGCTGGCGCGCGAACCCGGGCAGCCCCGCCGCGGAGGCGCTGGCCGTGGCCCTCGCGGCTGTCGAAGAGGCCGGGCACGGCACGTTCGCAGAGGTCCTGGACACGTACGCGGACGCGGCGGAACGGGTGGCGCGAGCCGACCTGGAGTACGTGGCGCGCAATGTCGAGCGCGAGAAACTCGTGGAGAGCGTGGTCGTCGGCACGGTCATCGGCGACGCGGTCTTCTCGGCGCTGCGGCGCCTGGCCCAGACGGACACCTCGGACCGCATGTACGGGCAGGCGACGTAG
- a CDS encoding quaternary amine ABC transporter ATP-binding protein — protein MSRLQADHLYKVFGRRPDEAVRRLAAGADREELRAEGTTAAVVDAGFTVEPGQIFVVMGLSGSGKSTLLRMLNGLLEPTAGRVLFDGRDLTALSPREMRAVRSTKISMVFQHFALFPHRNVLENAAYGLEVQGVPRAERETRATEALELCGLAGWEKSWPDELSGGMQQRVGLARALATDADLLLMDESFSALDPLIRRDMQDQLLVLQQRLKKTIVFITHDLNEAMRLGDRIAVMRDGRIVQLGTAEDILVRPADDYVASFIQDVDRSRVLTASAVMTGGATPADCPADCDCQTVGPDTLVADLCAVAARAPHPVTVEDSDGAVLGVVPTERLLAVMGGLGARTADDAKDPRTVQVAKDPKTVRVAKDAQEVTARA, from the coding sequence GTGTCCAGGCTCCAGGCCGACCACCTGTACAAGGTGTTCGGAAGACGACCCGACGAAGCCGTCCGCAGGCTCGCCGCCGGTGCCGACCGCGAGGAGCTGCGCGCCGAGGGGACGACAGCAGCCGTCGTGGACGCCGGTTTCACCGTCGAACCCGGCCAGATCTTCGTCGTGATGGGGCTCTCCGGGTCCGGCAAGTCCACCCTTCTCCGCATGCTCAACGGCCTGCTCGAACCCACCGCCGGCCGGGTCCTCTTCGACGGACGTGACCTCACCGCGCTCTCCCCCCGCGAGATGCGCGCCGTCCGCTCCACCAAGATCAGCATGGTCTTCCAGCACTTCGCGCTGTTCCCGCACCGAAACGTTCTGGAGAACGCCGCCTACGGCCTGGAGGTCCAGGGAGTCCCGCGTGCCGAGCGCGAGACCCGGGCCACCGAGGCCCTCGAACTGTGCGGCCTCGCCGGCTGGGAGAAGTCCTGGCCCGACGAGCTCTCCGGCGGCATGCAGCAGCGCGTCGGCCTGGCCCGCGCGCTCGCCACCGACGCCGACCTGCTCCTCATGGACGAGTCCTTCAGCGCGCTCGACCCGCTCATCCGCCGTGACATGCAGGACCAGCTCCTCGTCCTCCAGCAGCGGCTGAAGAAGACCATCGTCTTCATCACCCACGACCTCAACGAGGCCATGCGCCTCGGTGACCGGATCGCCGTGATGCGCGACGGCCGGATCGTCCAGCTCGGCACCGCCGAGGACATCCTGGTCCGCCCCGCCGACGACTACGTCGCCTCCTTCATCCAGGACGTCGACCGCTCCCGGGTGCTCACCGCCTCCGCCGTCATGACGGGCGGCGCCACCCCGGCCGACTGCCCCGCCGACTGCGACTGCCAGACCGTCGGGCCCGACACGCTCGTCGCCGACCTGTGCGCCGTCGCCGCCCGCGCCCCGCACCCCGTGACCGTCGAGGACTCCGACGGCGCCGTCCTCGGAGTCGTACCGACGGAGCGCCTGCTCGCCGTCATGGGCGGGCTCGGCGCGCGGACCGCCGACGACGCGAAGGACCCCAGGACCGTGCAGGTCGCCAAGGACCCCAAGACCGTGCGGGTCGCCAAGGACGCGCAGGAGGTGACCGCCCGTGCCTAG
- a CDS encoding ABA4-like family protein: protein MTGFLFELTFFLAAPVWLLMILAPAWRITERVAGSPLTVLPILVVWAVLAAPVTPELWAAVSSPDIDTFRDLMGDANGAGAIWAQIIAWDLLLGQWMYREARRLSVPSLLMAPLLVLTILLSPIGLPLFLVVRAVWTTKARRRPEPAVLR from the coding sequence ATGACAGGCTTCCTCTTCGAGCTGACGTTCTTCCTCGCCGCGCCGGTCTGGCTGCTGATGATCCTCGCGCCGGCGTGGCGGATCACCGAACGTGTCGCGGGCTCGCCCCTGACCGTGCTGCCGATCCTGGTCGTCTGGGCGGTTCTTGCCGCCCCGGTCACACCCGAACTGTGGGCGGCGGTCAGCAGTCCCGACATCGACACCTTCCGCGATCTGATGGGCGACGCGAACGGCGCCGGGGCGATCTGGGCCCAGATCATCGCCTGGGACCTGCTGCTCGGTCAGTGGATGTACCGAGAGGCCCGTCGTCTCTCGGTCCCATCCCTGCTGATGGCTCCTCTCCTCGTCCTGACGATCCTTCTCTCCCCCATCGGTCTGCCCCTGTTCCTGGTGGTCCGGGCGGTGTGGACGACCAAGGCGCGGCGACGGCCCGAACCGGCTGTTCTACGCTGA
- a CDS encoding ADP-ribosylglycohydrolase family protein, with translation MRDTDRSVGAVLGSAAGDALGAPFEFRLPGVFREHFPDGVGELCGGGGWDPGEATDDTQMAVLVGESLLEQGGLDLPDIFDRFRRWAAADPKDIGLQTEQVLLGGDPWDLAAAMHFQINARAAGNGSLMRASTSAVYFAARGRAETMVAARRISALTHGDGAAWEGTAILHELIRVALLGEDPVTALPAILAEVAPAHRQRWAKVLAPGWHPDDATEFNGAVWPCLGSAVWALRTTSTFEEAVVAAVDLGGDTDTVAAVTGMLAGAVHGAAAIPARWTSTLHVPLPGFGDRVLSADDLRDLATALASHGGAAGTL, from the coding sequence ATGCGAGACACCGACCGGTCCGTGGGCGCCGTCCTCGGCTCCGCCGCGGGCGACGCCCTCGGCGCCCCCTTCGAGTTCAGGCTCCCGGGGGTCTTCCGGGAGCACTTCCCGGACGGCGTCGGGGAGTTGTGCGGGGGCGGCGGCTGGGACCCGGGCGAGGCGACCGACGACACTCAGATGGCCGTCCTCGTCGGCGAGTCACTTCTCGAACAGGGCGGCCTCGACCTGCCGGACATCTTCGACCGGTTCCGCCGCTGGGCCGCTGCCGACCCCAAGGACATCGGTCTCCAGACCGAGCAGGTGCTGCTCGGCGGTGACCCCTGGGACCTCGCCGCCGCGATGCACTTCCAGATCAACGCGCGGGCCGCGGGCAACGGTTCGCTGATGCGGGCCTCGACCTCCGCCGTGTACTTCGCGGCCCGTGGACGGGCGGAGACGATGGTCGCGGCCCGCCGGATCAGCGCGCTGACCCACGGCGACGGCGCCGCCTGGGAGGGTACGGCGATCCTCCACGAACTGATCCGTGTCGCCCTCCTCGGCGAGGACCCGGTCACCGCCCTGCCCGCGATCCTCGCCGAGGTGGCCCCGGCGCACCGGCAACGCTGGGCGAAGGTCCTGGCACCCGGCTGGCATCCGGACGATGCCACCGAGTTCAACGGCGCGGTCTGGCCCTGTCTCGGTTCGGCGGTGTGGGCGCTGCGCACGACGTCCACCTTCGAGGAGGCCGTCGTGGCGGCGGTCGACCTGGGCGGGGACACCGACACGGTCGCGGCAGTGACCGGCATGCTGGCCGGCGCCGTCCACGGTGCCGCCGCGATCCCCGCCCGCTGGACGTCCACCCTCCACGTTCCCCTGCCCGGCTTCGGCGACCGGGTCCTGTCGGCCGACGACCTCCGGGACCTGGCCACGGCCCTGGCGAGTCACGGTGGTGCGGCGGGGACTCTCTAG
- a CDS encoding 5'-3' exonuclease, whose product MLLDTASLYFRAYFGVPDSVRAPDGSPVNAVRGLLDFITRLVQDHHPDDLVACWDNDWRPQWRVDLIPSYKAHRVAVETETGPDEEEIPDTLSPQVPVIEEVLAALGIARIGAAGYEADDVIGTLAGHASGPVDIVTGDRDLFQLVDDARGVRVLYPRKGVGDCDLVDAELIRSKYGVRPDQYADFAALRGDASDGLPGVKGIGEKTAAQLITEYGDLAGVRAAAEDRTSKLTPAKRRGIVEAAAYLDVAPTVVRVAGDVPLPEFDATLPKTPRDPAALDALVKRWGLGGAVGRLLPVLER is encoded by the coding sequence ATGCTCCTCGACACCGCCAGCCTCTACTTCCGCGCCTACTTCGGCGTGCCGGACTCCGTCCGGGCCCCCGACGGTTCACCCGTGAACGCCGTGCGCGGGCTGCTCGACTTCATCACCCGGCTCGTACAGGACCACCACCCCGACGATCTCGTGGCCTGCTGGGACAACGACTGGCGGCCGCAGTGGCGGGTGGACCTGATCCCCTCGTACAAGGCGCACCGGGTGGCCGTGGAGACGGAGACCGGCCCGGACGAGGAGGAGATCCCGGACACGCTCTCCCCGCAGGTGCCGGTGATCGAGGAGGTCCTGGCGGCGCTCGGCATCGCGCGGATCGGCGCGGCGGGCTACGAGGCGGACGACGTGATCGGGACGCTCGCGGGACACGCCTCGGGGCCCGTGGACATCGTCACGGGCGACCGGGACCTGTTCCAGCTGGTGGACGACGCGCGGGGCGTACGCGTGCTGTACCCGCGCAAGGGCGTCGGCGACTGCGACCTGGTGGACGCGGAGCTGATCCGGTCCAAGTACGGAGTGCGCCCCGACCAGTACGCGGACTTCGCGGCGCTGCGCGGGGACGCCAGCGACGGCCTCCCCGGGGTGAAGGGCATCGGCGAGAAGACGGCCGCGCAACTGATCACGGAGTACGGGGATCTGGCGGGGGTGCGGGCCGCGGCCGAGGACCGGACGTCGAAGCTGACACCGGCCAAGCGGCGCGGGATCGTGGAGGCCGCCGCGTACCTGGACGTCGCGCCGACGGTGGTGCGCGTCGCCGGGGACGTACCGCTGCCGGAGTTCGACGCGACCCTGCCGAAGACTCCCCGCGACCCGGCGGCGCTCGACGCCCTGGTGAAGCGCTGGGGTCTCGGCGGAGCGGTCGGCAGGCTGCTGCCGGTCCTGGAGCGCTGA
- a CDS encoding siderophore-interacting protein, protein MADQPRKAPKATEARVVRTERITPHMVRVVLGGAGLDAFEVGAYSDHYVKLLFAPEGVAYPEPFDMDRIREEFPREQWPTTRTYTVRAWDPVHRELTIDFVVHGDEGLAGPWAARAQAGDTMRFLGPGGGYTPDPAADWHLLAGDESALPAIAVALERLPAGAWVHAFVEISDAAEEQKFATEDGVHVTWLHRGDRPAGEALVEAVQTLDFPAGDVHAFVHGEAGFVKDLRRHLRLDREIPRERLSISGYWRQGKSDEAWRAIKREWNDQVEREQEN, encoded by the coding sequence GTGGCAGATCAGCCCCGCAAGGCACCGAAGGCCACCGAAGCGCGTGTGGTGCGCACCGAGCGCATCACCCCGCACATGGTGCGGGTCGTCCTGGGCGGCGCGGGTCTCGACGCCTTCGAGGTCGGCGCGTACTCCGACCACTACGTGAAGCTGCTCTTCGCCCCCGAGGGCGTCGCCTACCCGGAGCCGTTCGACATGGACCGGATCCGGGAGGAGTTCCCCCGGGAGCAGTGGCCGACGACCCGGACGTACACCGTGCGGGCCTGGGACCCGGTCCACCGCGAGCTGACCATCGACTTCGTGGTCCACGGCGACGAGGGCCTCGCGGGCCCGTGGGCGGCGCGCGCCCAGGCGGGCGACACGATGCGCTTCCTCGGCCCCGGCGGCGGCTACACGCCGGACCCGGCGGCGGACTGGCACCTGCTCGCGGGCGACGAGAGCGCGCTCCCGGCGATCGCGGTGGCCCTGGAGCGCTTGCCCGCGGGGGCGTGGGTGCACGCGTTCGTGGAGATCTCGGACGCCGCCGAGGAGCAGAAGTTCGCGACGGAGGACGGCGTCCACGTCACCTGGCTGCACCGGGGCGACCGACCGGCGGGCGAGGCGCTCGTCGAGGCCGTGCAGACCCTGGACTTCCCGGCGGGCGACGTGCACGCCTTCGTCCACGGCGAGGCGGGCTTCGTGAAGGACCTCCGCCGCCACCTCCGCCTGGACCGCGAGATCCCGCGCGAGCGGCTGTCGATCTCGGGCTACTGGCGCCAGGGGAAGTCGGACGAGGCGTGGCGCGCGATCAAGCGCGAGTGGAACGACCAGGTGGAGCGCGAACAGGAGAACTGA